Proteins found in one Saccharomyces kudriavzevii IFO 1802 strain IFO1802 genome assembly, chromosome: 11 genomic segment:
- the RGT1 gene encoding Rgt1p (similar to Saccharomyces cerevisiae EDS1 (YBR033W) and RGT1 (YKL038W); ancestral locus Anc_2.547), whose amino-acid sequence MSELNTVSTNSSDSTKNGGTSNSPEDMDPAAATSHAMKKRTKASRACDQCRKKKIKCDYKDERGVCSNCQRNGDRCSFERVPLKRGPSKGYTRSASHPRTNEVQEYNSTKSYNTFENSNSTNSNMTNNNGVNSNTVPSTPSRSNSVLLPPLTQYIPQAGGMPPSFPNTAIQSTMPAGNIGQQQFWKVPYHEFQHQRKGSIDSLQSDISVKTMNPNEQLSYNTVQQSPITNKTTNDSGNTNGSITGSGSASGSGGYWSFIRTSGLLAPTDDHNEEQTRRSSSIPSLLRNTSNSLLLGGQPQLPPPQQQPQPQSQPQLQQPKSQQGQNLYSYSQFSQQQPYNPSISSFGQFAANGFHSRQGSIASEAMSPSAPAMFASTSANPGSAVQQTPRPQGQPVPQFSSNSDVNKRRQSAPVSATLSADRLNGNENNNGNMNNNNSSHNSGSSKELSQHSQESVTTPAVLEVSSPGSTPQRSTKKRRKSYVSKKGKPKRGSSISISSEGSSHPMSSSSTIVYGQISDVDLIDAYYEFIHVEFPIIPLNKTTLTNDLLLVNTQPISNIHEVNSYVILWFRNSMELLVRVALKQKPGGKFFDDIVGMPLPAGNDNNKTAFTTAAAREDAEKTRHGSNNEVQETLEVQSVFIAALNECFQKIVDIHPKFRENNDQISPKIKVIYLSTFILLNYILAFVGYDNSFVLGMSVTIFNEFKLYKLLLFPGTDMDDATAAVGGEDTPGNENVKPSEYEIGSGSAGHINPSNSPNSMDEDMSHYSVLFKRLYVLLSVFDSLQSCAFGGPKLLNISIQGSTERFFSNDLASKWCLEQSQPRLKCVLQSLKLGELLSELTRNRISMNGIRKPGFDTTKSSLFLSEYVESQPISVAQLFCKLLIGKHNFINRLLSLYDMETGVYLQLTLDLSSKLADSLCSLISIILQILTLVLRLNPTNSIDFNYRPPNPPTNDSTVQETSSAVASSTAPGNADPTAASEGSPDFYRKLLGLKQDTRTILSDLCRGVVSPFAIGILHEVYNITELVKQMPTSLISIMMTATTTQNSQDTKKSQDLVMKLSNSMNEVVQITSVLTMIKPFKIFEHELNKPMMSSTGGLSPAAGNELLWTGSGQSIRETSVMKTLFGERRTSNTQTALVSETAPEPGLENLALENFVSIGWKLLDDSELGWY is encoded by the coding sequence ATGAGCGAACTGAACACTGTTTCAACGAACTCTAGTGATTCCACCAAGAACGGTGGTACTTCCAATAGCCCCGAGGATATGGACCCTGCTGCAGCTACCAGTCAtgcaatgaagaaaagaacaaaggCTTCTCGTGCATGTGATCAATGCcgcaagaagaagattaaATGTGACTATAAGGATGAAAGGGGTGTCTGCTCAAACTGTCAAAGAAACGGAGATCGTTGTAGTTTTGAAAGAGTTCCTCTGAAAAGAGGGCCCTCAAAAGGCTATACGAGGAGCGCTAGCCATCCAAGAACTAATGAAGTGCAAGAGTATAACAGCACAAAATCGTATAACacatttgaaaacagtAATAGTACGAACAGTAATATGACCAACAACAATGGCGTCAATAGCAATACCGTTCCAAGTACCCCTTCGAGGTCAAACTCGGTTCTTTTGCCTCCACTGACACAGTATATTCCTCAAGCTGGCGGCATGCCTCCCAGTTTTCCGAATACAGCGATTCAATCAACTATGCCCGCCGGTAATATTGGTCAGCAGCAGTTTTGGAAAGTGCCCTACCATGAGTTTCAACATCAAAGAAAGGGGTCTATTGATTCCTTGCAAAGCGATATCTCGGTAAAAACCATGAATCCGAACGAACAACTGTCTTATAATACTGTACAACAGTCCCCCATAACGAATAAAACCACGAATGATTCTGGTAATACAAACGGAAGTATCACCGGCTCAGGTAGCGCTTCTGGTAGTGGTGGTTATTGGTCTTTTATAAGGACGTCCGGTTTACTAGCTCCTACTGATGATCACAACGAGGAGCAAACAAGAAGATCAAGTTCTATACCCTCTTTGCTACGAAATACCTCAaattctcttttattaGGTGGCCAGCCTCAACTCCCCCCTCCTCAGCAGCAACCGCAGCCGCAATCGCAGCCTCAATTGCAACAACCAAAGTCGCAGCAAGGACAGAATCTCTACTCCTACTCTCAGTTTTCTCAGCAGCAACCATACAATCCATCCATATCATCTTTTGGACAATTCGCTGCTAATGGCTTCCATTCCCGACAAGGGTCGATCGCCAGTGAAGCTATGTCCCCCAGTGCGCCTGCTATGTTTGCCAGTACATCAGCAAATCCCGGCAGTGCTGTACAGCAAACACCAAGGCCTCAAGGTCAACCAGTGCCCCAATTTTCATCGAATTCGGACgtaaataaaagaagacaaTCGGCTCCGGTATCAGCAACGCTGTCCGCAGACAGACTGAatggaaatgaaaataataatggtaatatgaataacaataacagtAGCCATAATAGCGGCTCTTCCAAGGAGTTATCTCAGCATTCCCAAGAATCTGTAACAACACCGGCAGTTTTAGAAGTGTCGAGCCCCGGATCTACACCGCAGAGAAGTACGAAAAAACGCAGGAAAAGTTATGTTTCCAAGAAGGGAAAACCAAAGAGGGGCTCGTCTATTTCCATATCATCGGAAGGTTCTTCTCACCCGATGTCCTCTTCTTCGACAATAGTGTATGGGCAAATATCCGATGTGGACTTGATCGATGCCTATTATGAGTTTATACACGTGGAGTTCCCCATCATACCTTTGAACAAAACGACTCTGACTAACGATTTGCTGCTAGTTAACACTCAGCCAATTTCCAATATACACGAAGTTAATTCCTATGTTATTTTGTGGTTTAGAAACTCAATGGAACTGTTGGTTCGTGTGGctttgaaacaaaaaccGGGtgggaaattttttgaCGATATCGTTGGCATGCCTTTACCTGCTGGGAACGACAATAACAAAACTGCATTTACCACGGCTGCGGCAAGAGAGGATGCCGAGAAAACAAGACATGGCTCAAATAATGAAGTACAGGAGACTTTAGAAGTGCAAAGTGTTTTCATTGCAGCTCTGAATGAatgtttccaaaaaattgtgGATATTCATCCTAAATTCAGAGAGAATAACGACCAAATTTCGCCAAAAATCAAAGTTATCTATTTATCCACTTTTATTCTATTAAATTATATCTTGGCGTTTGTTGGATACGACAACTCATTTGTTCTGGGAATGTCAGTGACAATTTTCAACGAATTCAAACTATACAAATTACTACTGTTTCCTGGGACGGATATGGACGACGCGACAGCCGCGGTTGGCGGCGAAGATACCCCGGGAAATGAGAACGTGAAGCCGTCGGAATATGAGATAGGATCCGGAAGTGCTGGGCACATAAATCCATCCAATTCACCAAATTCCATGGACGAAGACATGAGCCACTATTCCGTGCTGTTCAAAAGATTATACGTTCTACTTTCTGTTTTTGATTCCTTGCAAAGCTGTGCATTTGGTGGGCCCAAACTGTTAAACATATCCATCCAAGGCTCCACGGAAAggtttttttccaatgaTCTAGCTTCCAAGTGGTGCCTGGAGCAAAGCCAACCGAGACTGAAATGTGTTCTGCAAAGTTTAAAATTGGGCGAATTATTGAGTGAGCTAACCAGGAATAGAATATCAATGAATGGGATTAGGAAGCCCGGGTTCGACACCACCAAATcgtctttatttttgtcGGAATACGTGGAAAGCCAACCCATATCAGTGGCGCAATTATTTTGCAAACTGTTGATTGGTAAGCACAACTTCATCAATCGCTTGCTATCACTGTATGATATGGAAACAGGTGTTTATCTGCAGCTGACCTTGGACCTCAGTTCGAAGCTAGCAGACTCTCTGTGTTCGCTGATATCAATAATCTTGCAAATATTAACCCTGGTATTAAGACTGAACCCTACAAACAGTATTGACTTCAATTATAGACCGCCGAACCCACCCACCAACGACTCCACCGTACAAGAGACATCATCCGCCGTCGCTTCATCCACAGCACCCGGAAATGCTGACCCTACAGCTGCATCCGAGGGGAGCCCGGACTTTTACAGGAAACTGCTGGGCTTGAAGCAAGACACCAGGACTATCCTTTCAGACCTGTGTCGGGGAGTAGTCTCGCCCTTTGCAATCGGCATACTGCATGAGGTCTACAACATCACCGAACTGGTCAAGCAGATGCCCACGTCGCTGATCAGTATTATGATGACAGCCACCACAACCCAAAACAGTCAGGACACCAAGAAGTCGCAAGACCTCGTCATGAAGCTGTCAAACTCCATGAACGAAGTAGTGCAGATCACCAGCGTGCTTACAATGATCAAACCGTTCAAGATCTTCGAGCACGAGCTCAACAAGCCCATGATGTCCTCCACGGGGGGGCTTTCACCTGCCGCCGGAAATGAGCTCTTGTGGACAGGGTCAGGCCAAAGCATCCGCGAGACGTCAGTTATGAAGACATTGTTCGGCGAACGCCGCACCTCCAACACACAGACAGCGCTGGTGTCTGAAACTGCGCCAGAGCCCGGGCTCGAGAACCTTGCCCTCGAGAACTTCGTCAGTATCGGCTGGAAGCTGCTAGATGATTCCGAGCTGGGCTGGTACTAA
- the UGP1 gene encoding UTP glucose-1-phosphate uridylyltransferase (similar to Saccharomyces cerevisiae YHL012W and UGP1 (YKL035W); ancestral locus Anc_2.546), producing the protein MSTKKHTKTHSTYAFESNTNSVAASQMRNALNKLADSSKLDDASRTRFENELDSFFTLFRRYLVEKSSRTTLEWDKIKSPNPDEVVKYEIIAQQPENVANLAKLAVLKLNGGLGTSMGCVGPKSVIEVREGNTFLDLSVRQIEYLNRQYDSDVPLLLMNSFNTDKDTEHLIKKYSANRIRIRSFNQSKFPRVYKDSLLPVPTQYDSPLDAWYPPGHGDLFESLHVSGELDALIAQGREVLFVSNGDNLGATVDLKVLSHMIETGAEYIMELTDKTRADVKGGTLISYDGQVRLLEVAQVPKEHIDEFKNIRKFTNFNTNNLWINLKAVKRLIESSNLEMEIIPNQKTITRDGHEINVLQLETACGAAIRHFDGAHGVVVPRSRFLPVKTCSDLLLVKSDLFRLEHGSLKLDPSRFGPNPLIKLGSHFKKVSGFNARIPHIPKIVELDHLTITGNVFLGKGVILRGTVIIVCSDGQKIDIPNGSILENVVVTGNLQILEH; encoded by the coding sequence ATGTCCACTAAGAAGCACACCAAGACACATTCCACTTATGCATTCGAAAGCAACACCAACAGTGTTGCCGCCTCACAAATGAGAAATGCGTTGAACAAGTTGGCGGATTCTAGCAAGCTTGACGATGCGAGCCGCACCAGGTTTGAAAACGAACTGGATTCGTTTTTCACTCTTTTCAGGAGGTATCTGGTGGAAAAATCGTCCAGAACTACGTTGGAGTGGGACAAGATCAAGTCTCCCAATCCGGACGAAGTGGTCAAGTACGAGATCATTGCGCAGCAGCCAGAAAATGTGGCCAACCTGGCCAAATTAGCCGTTTTGAAGCTGAACGGTGGGCTGGGTACCTCTATGGGTTGTGTTGGTCCTAAATCCGTCATTGAAGTGAGAGAGGGGAACACCTTTTTGGATCTTTCTGTTCGTcaaattgaatatttgaaCAGACAGTACGACAGTGACGTGccattgttgttgatgaattccTTCAACACTGACAAGGACACGGAGCACTTGATCAAGAAGTACTCCGCTAACAGAATCAGAATCAGATCTTTCAACCAGTCCAAGTTCCCAAGGGTCTACAAGGACTCTTTGTTGCCCGTCCCAACCCAATACGACTCTCCACTTGACGCCTGGTACCCACCAGGCCACGGTGATTTGTTCGAATCTCTACATGTCTCCGGCGAGCTGGATGCCTTGATTGCTCAAGGAAGAGAGGTATTATTCGTGTCCAACGGTGACAACTTGGGAGCCACCGTCGACTTGAAGGTTCTGAGCCACATGATCGAAACGGGCGCCGAATACATAATGGAATTGACCGATAAGACTAGAGCCGACGTCAAGGGTGGTACGCTAATCTCGTATGACGGTCAAGTCCGTTTATTGGAAGTCGCGCAAGTGCCAAAAGAGCACATcgatgaattcaaaaacattaGAAAGTTCACCAACTTTAACACAAACAACCTTTGGATCAACTTGAAAGCTGTCAAGAGGTTGATCGAATCAAGTAACTTGGAAATGGAGATTATTCCAAACCAAAAGACTATAACAAGAGACGGTCATGAAATCAACGTTTTACAGTTAGAAACCGCGTGCGGTGCTGCCATCAGACATTTCGATGGTGCCCACGGTGTTGTCGTTCCAAGATCGAGATTCTTGCCCGTCAAGACGTGTTCCGATTTGCTGCTAGTCAAGTCCGATCTGTTCCGTTTGGAGCATGGTTCCTTGAAGCTAGACCCATCCCGTTTCGGTCCAAATCCGTTGATCAAGTTGGGCTctcatttcaaaaaagtttcCGGTTTCAACGCAAGAATCCCTCACATCCCCAAAATTGTCGAGTTAGACCATTTGACCATCACCGGTAACGTGTTCTTGGGTAAGGGCGTCATCTTGAGGGGTaccgtcatcatcgtttGTTCGGACGGTCAGAAGATCGATATTCCAAACGGTTCCATCTTAGAAAACGTCGTTGTTACAGGTAATTTGCAAATCTTGGAGCATTGA
- the TUL1 gene encoding ubiquitin-protein ligase TUL1 (similar to Saccharomyces cerevisiae TUL1 (YKL034W); ancestral locus Anc_2.545), giving the protein MEINGNTLVFVIVILFLFFSTPGGDGVSSQYEFNQLQRLKQQFRTEHDAFLNMTYTDNFRNITGFKLSYQDMLNNPLQNATYPLPGKEYDRWSHNQNYMIIPNEIIDTINTQVWNTSNDDTSNLFPPNITSTLLGKISVVSNNKYEKLRMPIPRYYEPATDFSEDVPPEGETYWSEWPSYGELHNVSFQHGEIAIQISHMNNLQDSNNFFRRNFLNKRNDRWKLLNLQVDFSDKAEKEKHSISSKAVYDIQRGRILSVSQSSKIHSLFAFPHYMSLQDDYDGRIFNDVKELVDEYWNFTDYADVMTMKDVQNEYNNANLKCEYMTFLQLEPWNQYTRDQIKLIDDELNWPLGRPANLSSLPPINVVSGLLYSPDCGVILEIHDVKGIRYELKIMSIRRHLLFGIVLFAAQIYLLLTQMHHTNTPSMVNKISFYCFSMINLVDGSLATLYFVAASVIPELYLPLVISAFSCFILASIFEIRYLISIYASQVNEQNVGIVNLLRGNTGTYDENRPRPAFIPDEGSIGGSLYGRFFFMLIIFTFLILNSTSWPRQLRMIFEYILIFILNSYWIPQIFRNAVKGIPSRRERTRSSNGGNRSQNKMPLLWSFVIGTTIIRSLPVVYVFTYSSNVFRHHKDVHFVVFLSLWLLFQISILYSQDILGSRWFLPKHTIPDGYTYFKPLSNEYISEHGSGAAENTVDCTICMSDVPIYIEEIPETHKVDQHSYMVTPCDHVFHTSCLENWMSYKLQCPVCRSPLPPL; this is encoded by the coding sequence ATGGAAATTAATGGCAACACCCTAGTGTTTGTAATAGTGATTCTTTTCCTATTCTTCTCCACACCTGGTGGCGATGGAGTATCCTCTCAGTACGAGTTCAATCAACTGCAGAGACTGAAGCAACAGTTCCGAACAGAGCATGACGCATTCCTTAACATGACATATACGGATAATTTCCGAAATATTACCGGCTTTAAACTAAGCTACCAAGACATGTTGAACAACCCTCTTCAAAATGCCACTTACCCACTCCCAGGAAAGGAGTATGATCGATGGTCTCACAACCAAAACTACATGATTATACCCAATGAAATCATAGACACTATAAACACTCAAGTTTGGAATACCTCGAATGACGACACTTCCAATCTCTTCCCCCCCAATATTACAAGCACGCTACTCGGGAAAATTAGCGTCGTGTCCAATAACAAGTATGAAAAGTTAAGAATGCCCATACCTAGATACTATGAGCCAGCCACCGACTTCTCAGAAGATGTACCCCCTGAAGGCGAAACGTACTGGTCGGAGTGGCCCTCCTACGGCGAACTCCATAACGTAAGTTTCCAACATGGTGAAATTGCTATCCAAATCTCCCATATGAACAATCTCCAGGATagtaataattttttcaggagAAACTTCTTaaacaagagaaatgaCCGTTGGAAATTATTGAATCTTCAAGTCGATTTTTCAGATAAGGCTGAAAAGGAGAAGCATTCCATTTCCTCCAAGGCAGTTTATGATATACAACGCGGTAGAATTCTCTCTGTTTCGCAAAGCTCTAAAATCCATTCTTTATTTGCGTTTCCTCATTACATGTCTTTACAGGATGACTATGATGGAAGAATATTCAATGACGTCAAAGAACTCGTTGACGAGTATTGGAATTTCACGGATTATGCGGATgtgatgacgatgaaagACGTACAAAACGAATATAACAACGCCAATCTCAAATGTGAGTATATGACTTTTCTACAATTAGAACCATGGAATCAATATACAAGGGACCAGATCAAACTAATAGACGATGAATTGAATTGGCCCTTGGGACGTCCGGCGAATCTTTCTAGTTTACCTCCCATTAACGTTGTCTCTGGGTTATTGTATTCACCAGACTGTGGTGTAATATTAGAGATTCATGATGTGAAGGGCATACGCTATGAACTGAAAATCATGTCCATCAGAAGGCATTTACTGTTCGGAATTGTCTTATTTGCTGCCCAAATATACTTGTTGCTGACTCAAATGCATCATACCAACACTCCTTCCATGGTCAACAAAATCTCGTTCTATTGCTTCTCAATGATTAACTTAGTTGACGGTTCCCTAGCTACTTTATACTTCGTGGCAGCGAGCGTCATTCCTGAGTTATACTTGCCGCTAGTGATTAGTGCATTTTCGTGCTTTATCCTAGcatccatttttgaaatacgCTACTTGATATCCATTTATGCTTCACAGGTTAACGAGCAAAATGTTGGCATTGTCAATTTATTACGCGGTAACACTGGCACATACGATGAGAATAGGCCAAGACCAGCGTTCATCCCTGATGAAGGCTCTATCGGTGGCTCACTATACGgtagatttttctttatgcTAATCATCTTCACGTTCTTGATATTGAATTCAACATCATGGCCCCGCCAATTGAGGATGATATTTGAATACATTCTCATTTTCATATTAAACTCCTATTGGATCCCCCAGATTTTCCGTAACGCTGTCAAAGGTATCCCCTCAAGAAGAGAGAGAACAAGATCTAGCAATGGGGGAAATAGAAGTCAAAACAAAATGCCCTTATTGTGGAGTTTTGTGATAGGCACAACAATAATTAGAAGTTTGCCCGTTGTCTATGTTTTCACATATTCTTCTAATGTCTTTAGACACCATAAAGACGTCCATTTCGTTGTATTTCTGTCACTGTGGTTACTGTTCCAAATTAGTATCTTGTATTCTCAAGACATATTGGGATCGCGCTGGTTTTTGCCTAAACACACTATTCCAGATGGATACACCTATTTCAAGCCTCTTTCAAACGAATATATATCAGAACACGGCAGTGGGGCTGCTGAGAACACTGTTGATTGCACGATATGTATGTCAGATGTCCCAATCTATATCGAAGAAATTCCAGAAACACACAAAGTGGATCAACACTCTTATATGGTAACGCCTTGTGACCACGTTTTCCATACTTCATGTTTGGAAAACTGGATGAGCTATAAATTGCAATGTCCAGTGTGTAGGTCACCGCTACCCCCTTTGTAG
- the SKDI11G1770 gene encoding haloacid dehalogenase superfamily protein (similar to Saccharomyces cerevisiae YKL033W-A; ancestral locus Anc_2.544), with translation MTHPVSVKACLFDMDGLLINTEDIYTETLNETLTEFGKGPLTWDVKIQLQGLPGPEAGKKVIQYYELPMTLDEYDRRNVALQSLKWGTCEFLPGALDLLKYLKTKGIPIALCTSSNRSKFYGKTGHLGEGFDLFDAIVTGDDPKIPKGRGKPFPDVWQLGLKELNEKFLTDITPDECIVFEDGIPGVKSAKAFGAHVIWVPHPEAHAVLGDTEALLAGKGELLCSLEKLEKAKYGL, from the coding sequence ATGACACACCCTGTTTCGGTAAAAGCATGTCTATTTGATATGGACGGTCTTCTAATTAACACAGAAGACATTTACACTGAAACGTTGAATGAAACTTTGACAGAATTTGGCAAAGGTCCTTTGACATGGGACGTCAAGATTCAACTCCAAGGTCTCCCAGGACCGGAAGCGGGAAAGAAGGTTATTCAATACTACGAATTACCGATGACTCTGGATGAGTACGACCGAAGGAATGTTGCTTTGCAATCTCTTAAGTGGGGCACCTGTGAATTTCTGCCTGGTGCATTGGATTTGTTGAAGTACTTGAAAACAAAGGGTATACCCATCGCTTTGTGCACTTCTTCGAATAgatcaaaattttatgGGAAGACAGGTCATTTAGGGGAAGGTTTTGATCTCTTCGATGCCATTGTGACCGGTGATGATCCAAAAATTCCGAAAGGAAGAGGTAAACCTTTCCCAGACGTTTGGCAATTGGGtttgaaggaattgaatgaaaagtTCCTTACTGATATCACACCTGATGAGTGTATAGTCTTCGAAGATGGTATTCCTGGCGTTAAATCAGCCAAGGCATTTGGTGCTCACGTTATTTGGGTTCCCCATCCAGAGGCACATGCTGTTCTGGGTGACACTGAGGCCTTGCTGGCCGGTAAAGGGGAACTGCTGTGCTCTCtggaaaaattagaaaaggCGAAATATGGCCTGTGA